Proteins from one Mytilus galloprovincialis chromosome 11, xbMytGall1.hap1.1, whole genome shotgun sequence genomic window:
- the LOC143050799 gene encoding uncharacterized protein LOC143050799 → MKNSECFGVCCLLTITLMIGWQAGRYFDQMPVAFLNANQTRTKNVLFPFTQTINKITPSTFSQTSHLKYNFKTGVHVFRHDLTKWNADDNICDNLPPNLKKATLHTAHGDTPIYVHNPSEDIHVSGSLVRSRTWEPHLLNLMAGHLRKDPELQFIDLGANLGVFSLAMAKFGRQVIAVEPLSINLHRFCASIKAGKLTVLKNMNKVKGSSVGGQYKDIVMTAKLDDILKIPGFDFKKVIIKMNVEGYEHFVLNGDQVDVQAVLMEWMWQRSGNAAKEILAFYAKREYKPYTPGSNAPLKTSLSHAWPVDVIWRKS, encoded by the exons atgaagaacagcgaATGCTTTGGTGTGTGTTGCCTTTTAACGATAACTTTAATGATTGGATGGCAAGCAGGAAGATATTTTGATCAAATGCCGGTAGCCTTTTTAAATGCTAACCAAACTAGGACTAAAAATGTACTCTTCCCTTTTACAcagacaataaataaaattacacCAAGTACTTTTTCACAAACATcccatttaaaatataattttaaaacaggagTTCACGTATTCCGTCATGACCTAACAAAGTGGAATGCAGACGACAATATTTGTGATAATCTCCCGCCaaatttaaagaaagcaactcTTCATACAGCTCATGGTGATACGCCTATTTACGTCCATAATCCAAGTGAGGATATTCATGTGAGCGGAAGCTTGGTCCGTTCAAGAACATGGGAACCACATTTACTTAATTTGATGGCGGGTCATTTGCGTAAAGATCCAGAATTACAATTTATCGACCTTGGGGCCAATCTTGGTGTATTTTCTCTCGCCATGGCTAAGTTTGGAAGACAGGTGATTGCTGTGGAACCCCTTTCAATAAATTTACATCGATTCTGTGCATCAATAAAGGCGGGAAAACTCACGGTATTG aaaaatatgaataaagtaAAAGGATCATCCGTTGGCGGACAATATAAAGACATTGTCATGACAGCGAAGTTAGACGATATTTTAAAAATACCCGGATTTGATTTCAAAAAGGTCATAATAAAAATGAATGTAGAAGGATACGAACATTTCGTTTTGAATGGTGATCAAGTGGACGTCCAAGCTGTATTAATGGAATGGATGTGGCAGCGAAGTGGTAATGCTGCTAAGGAAATCCTGGCATTTTATGCTAAACGTGAATATAAACCGTACACTCCGGGCTCAAATGCTCCACTAAAAACGTCGCTTTCTCATGCTTGGCCAGTTGATGTCATTTGGAGAAAATCTTGA